The following are encoded together in the Verrucomicrobiota bacterium genome:
- a CDS encoding DUF502 domain-containing protein translates to MSEKKSQADLLIWVRNVFLTGLVILGPLALTIYILYFIFDQVSRVFKPIVRDVATGIFGDLPEAILVEFGIQFLAFIITLLLVFLVGLLATNVIGKQLLLYTEKVLAKIPVVNVIYPLIKQVIDSFKKIGGSSKGFENKQVVFLKYPTLNGYLVGFLTSHFNGPNNEKLASVFVPTAPNPITGFVLVFEEDSVIHSGLTMEQAWKMLISAGLIPPEQFRGAIVKGISNLAAQDLKQDGTKQTV, encoded by the coding sequence ATGTCAGAGAAGAAATCGCAAGCAGATCTATTGATCTGGGTCAGGAATGTCTTCCTTACAGGTCTGGTCATCTTAGGGCCATTGGCGCTTACTATTTATATTCTCTATTTTATATTTGATCAGGTAAGCCGTGTTTTCAAACCGATTGTTAGAGATGTCGCCACGGGTATCTTTGGTGATTTACCCGAGGCCATCTTGGTTGAGTTCGGCATTCAGTTTCTAGCCTTTATCATTACACTTCTACTGGTATTCCTAGTTGGATTGTTAGCGACCAACGTTATCGGTAAGCAACTACTGCTCTATACTGAAAAGGTGCTTGCTAAAATACCTGTAGTTAATGTGATCTACCCACTCATTAAGCAGGTGATCGACTCCTTTAAAAAAATCGGAGGCTCATCCAAAGGCTTCGAAAACAAGCAGGTAGTCTTTCTCAAATATCCGACACTAAATGGTTATCTAGTAGGATTTCTTACTAGCCACTTCAATGGGCCTAATAATGAAAAGCTAGCTTCTGTATTTGTACCAACCGCACCTAACCCTATCACGGGGTTTGTTTTGGTCTTTGAAGAAGACTCTGTTATCCATAGCGGCCTAACGATGGAACAAGCCTGGAAGATGTTAATCTCAGCAGGACTTATTCCTCCAGAACAGTTCAGGGGCGCTATCGTCAAAGGTATATCCAACCTAGCAGCCCAAGACCTAAAACAAGACGGTACCAAGCAAACGGTGTGA
- a CDS encoding YqaA family protein: protein MSEPCAAPPPQSHNKKNIIRKLYDWTLSWAETKFALPALCFLSFIESSVFPIPPDPLLSALCFGKPKKGLIFALWCTVASVLGGVLGYYIGFAFYELVGKLIVEFYHKEDVFLSLQDTFKNHGFMAILVAAVSPIPYKVFTIAAGVAHLDLITLIVASVIGRGARFFFQAILIFFFGNSIKKYLEKYLEIALIVMLILGVLGFYAITLIKH, encoded by the coding sequence ATGTCAGAACCTTGCGCAGCCCCTCCCCCTCAATCTCATAACAAAAAAAACATCATTCGAAAACTTTATGACTGGACTTTGAGCTGGGCTGAAACCAAATTCGCTCTCCCCGCACTATGCTTCCTTTCGTTTATAGAATCCTCCGTTTTTCCTATTCCGCCTGACCCACTCTTATCAGCACTCTGTTTTGGCAAACCTAAAAAAGGTCTTATCTTCGCGTTATGGTGCACGGTAGCTTCAGTTCTAGGTGGTGTTCTAGGATACTACATAGGCTTTGCTTTCTATGAATTGGTTGGAAAACTCATCGTAGAGTTTTACCATAAAGAAGATGTCTTTTTAAGCTTGCAAGATACTTTCAAAAATCACGGCTTTATGGCTATATTGGTAGCAGCAGTTTCCCCTATCCCATACAAGGTATTTACCATAGCTGCAGGGGTTGCTCACCTTGACCTGATCACTCTAATTGTAGCCTCTGTCATTGGGCGTGGAGCACGTTTCTTTTTTCAGGCCATTCTCATCTTTTTCTTTGGTAACAGCATCAAAAAATATTTAGAGAAATATTTGGAAATTGCACTGATTGTAATGCTAATTTTAGGTGTGCTTGGTTTTTACGCAATTACACTTATTAAGCATTAG
- the mdoH gene encoding glucans biosynthesis glucosyltransferase MdoH → MNPRYQQSWKSQTKHMVVLRVLLWLCITILSIAGPCLFLDFISRYSMTTRHWFLFIIYIPLNAVLVFGFAQALFGFYLVMTQSEMRQISQSIYLSLSKTEQKHLNLSSKTALLFPVYNEDTSRFYAGVETTYRALKKSGHLDAFDIFILSDSTNPNRWIAEEEHWLSLIQKLDAEEKIYYRHRFKNLNQKSGNISDFCRRWGSNYDHMICFDADSLMTTETLLSLVLMMEKNPQVGIIQTSPRIFQGETLFARLQQFANRIHGEISSAGLNLWQQSGGNYWGHNGIIRMAPFIKYCTLPALPGNSPLGGRVLSHDFVEAALIHKQGYEIWLAHDLEGSYEECPPTLLDFASRDRRWCQGNLQHIWIALFGEIPFANRTHMINGILAYLSAPLWLLFLLMSTLLTYSFYVSNLSLLSQPSKLAIMPESIMLHGLIILSLSFVYLFGPKLFTIIRLLIDPAFAIRFGGFLKASISVLIEVVFFSLLAPLLMLFHSAFVLGTLIGQKVQWNTQNRDSQSHTSLTSALAAHGGQTLVGLFWAILAGIINPFLFFWASPIFLSWLFAPLLSIITSHHGLGLWFKKQDLLLTPEEVKPCKEIKLLEKILSKREKIETPIPELVPHQGLIRVALDPYVNALHYGFLRPRSKQQPLTQKRFEHLVKDLILKGPDSLSSEDRWHLLNDSRSVENLHNTLWKTNSSKLCPWWSLAISRFRLSYS, encoded by the coding sequence ATGAACCCCAGGTATCAACAAAGCTGGAAAAGCCAAACGAAACATATGGTAGTACTTAGGGTGCTATTATGGCTATGTATTACTATCTTATCCATAGCAGGGCCTTGCCTCTTTTTAGATTTTATCTCACGTTACTCTATGACCACACGTCACTGGTTTTTGTTTATTATCTACATTCCTCTTAACGCAGTGCTTGTTTTCGGGTTCGCTCAAGCACTTTTTGGATTCTATTTGGTAATGACACAGTCGGAAATGAGACAGATCTCACAAAGTATCTACCTTAGCTTAAGTAAAACAGAGCAAAAGCATTTAAATCTCAGCAGCAAAACTGCCCTACTCTTCCCCGTCTATAATGAGGACACCAGTCGGTTCTATGCTGGAGTTGAAACTACCTATCGAGCTCTCAAAAAGTCAGGGCACTTAGACGCTTTTGATATTTTTATACTCAGTGATTCTACAAATCCTAACCGCTGGATTGCAGAGGAAGAACACTGGCTATCACTCATTCAAAAACTAGATGCTGAAGAAAAGATTTACTACCGTCATAGATTTAAAAATTTAAACCAAAAAAGCGGTAATATAAGTGACTTTTGCCGGAGGTGGGGATCTAACTATGATCATATGATCTGCTTTGATGCGGACAGCCTCATGACCACGGAAACGCTTCTCTCCTTAGTGCTTATGATGGAAAAAAACCCTCAAGTGGGCATTATCCAAACCAGTCCCAGAATATTCCAGGGAGAAACTCTTTTTGCACGGCTACAACAATTTGCAAATCGGATCCATGGAGAAATAAGCAGTGCGGGGCTTAACCTTTGGCAACAATCAGGCGGAAATTATTGGGGGCATAATGGCATTATACGAATGGCCCCGTTTATCAAATACTGCACCCTACCCGCACTTCCTGGCAATAGTCCCCTAGGAGGGCGAGTCTTGAGCCATGATTTTGTAGAAGCAGCCTTAATTCATAAGCAAGGCTATGAAATCTGGCTAGCGCATGATCTAGAGGGTTCCTATGAAGAATGTCCACCCACCTTACTAGACTTCGCTTCTCGAGACCGCCGTTGGTGTCAAGGAAACTTACAACATATATGGATCGCGCTATTTGGAGAAATACCATTTGCCAATCGAACCCATATGATCAATGGCATTCTTGCTTATCTATCTGCACCTCTTTGGCTCCTTTTTTTGTTAATGAGCACTTTGCTTACCTATAGCTTCTATGTAAGTAACTTGAGCCTACTTTCGCAACCTAGCAAGTTAGCCATTATGCCTGAATCTATCATGCTACATGGCTTGATTATACTAAGTCTTTCTTTCGTCTATCTTTTTGGACCCAAACTCTTCACCATCATTCGATTACTTATTGACCCTGCATTTGCCATCCGTTTCGGAGGTTTTTTAAAAGCCAGCATATCAGTGCTTATTGAAGTGGTCTTTTTTTCTTTGCTGGCCCCACTTTTAATGCTCTTTCACTCGGCTTTCGTTCTTGGTACATTAATAGGACAGAAAGTGCAATGGAATACGCAGAACCGTGATAGCCAATCTCACACTTCCCTAACCAGTGCTTTGGCAGCTCATGGAGGGCAAACTTTAGTAGGCCTATTTTGGGCTATATTGGCTGGGATCATTAACCCTTTTTTATTTTTTTGGGCAAGCCCCATTTTTCTAAGTTGGTTATTTGCACCACTGCTTTCCATCATCACGAGTCACCATGGCTTAGGGTTATGGTTTAAAAAGCAAGATTTATTGCTTACGCCAGAAGAAGTCAAACCATGCAAAGAAATCAAACTGTTAGAAAAAATTTTATCAAAGCGAGAAAAAATAGAGACTCCCATACCTGAGCTTGTACCTCACCAAGGACTTATCCGGGTAGCTTTAGATCCTTATGTCAATGCATTGCATTACGGTTTTCTGAGACCGCGTTCTAAACAACAACCCCTTACACAAAAGCGTTTTGAGCACTTAGTGAAAGATCTCATATTGAAGGGGCCTGATAGTTTAAGTAGCGAAGATCGTTGGCATCTTCTTAATGACTCAAGGTCTGTTGAAAATTTGCACAATACTTTGTGGAAAACCAATTCATCAAAACTATGTCCTTGGTGGAGCTTGGCTATAAGTAGATTCCGCTTAAGCTACTCCTAA
- a CDS encoding glucan biosynthesis protein produces the protein MASEIASKELPAPKPDLPRNLEDIDYDSYRSIRFRPSQALWWNEPSKFRVEFFHMGKLYNRSVNINEITDTHHQKIPFMQENFNYEKSTYKPNFFSKPRGYAGIRVLYPLHKSDIYDEVLVFLGASYFRALGATQVWGLSGRALTQNTINGRERFPFFREFWLKKPDLDSNQLTILALLHGENVSGAYEFTLSPGETTTIDVLAQIYFWKGAGSRAGFAPLTSMFYFGENTIDKPADWRPEVHDSDGLLIHESNSWIWRPLSNPAQPVVNQFKVKELHGFGLMQRDRLFKNYEDLEAEYHHRPSAWVTPGEVWPEGSVILYTFPTTNEIVDNVNAFWTPEQAPASKKPYRIQYTVEMRKTDPESDLARILDTHIGSKTLEEETTSFVIDIERISQGSAINISSYTVDFEASGATVITTPRIIFNEPENCFRVLIDLKSPKIEDSSKLNGFDLALKLKKDAKPYSETWSYTWTP, from the coding sequence ATGGCATCAGAAATTGCATCAAAGGAACTACCGGCTCCAAAACCCGATTTGCCACGAAATCTTGAAGATATCGATTATGATTCATATCGCTCCATTCGCTTTCGCCCATCACAAGCACTCTGGTGGAATGAACCTTCGAAATTCAGGGTAGAGTTTTTTCATATGGGTAAGCTTTATAATAGGTCGGTAAACATTAACGAAATCACAGATACCCATCATCAAAAAATACCTTTTATGCAGGAAAATTTTAATTACGAAAAAAGCACCTACAAGCCTAATTTTTTTAGTAAACCGAGAGGTTATGCGGGAATAAGAGTGCTCTACCCTCTGCACAAATCTGATATCTATGATGAGGTCCTTGTATTCCTTGGAGCCAGTTATTTTCGAGCTCTGGGCGCTACTCAAGTATGGGGACTGTCAGGGCGAGCATTAACACAAAATACGATTAATGGACGAGAGCGTTTTCCTTTCTTTAGAGAATTCTGGCTAAAAAAACCAGATCTTGATTCCAACCAACTCACCATATTAGCCTTATTGCATGGAGAGAATGTATCAGGCGCTTATGAATTTACCCTAAGTCCTGGAGAAACAACGACCATTGATGTTCTAGCTCAAATCTACTTTTGGAAAGGAGCAGGCTCGCGGGCAGGTTTTGCGCCACTCACCTCAATGTTCTATTTTGGTGAAAACACCATTGATAAGCCTGCCGATTGGAGACCTGAAGTGCACGACTCAGATGGCTTACTCATTCATGAAAGCAATAGTTGGATCTGGCGACCACTTTCTAACCCTGCTCAGCCAGTTGTCAATCAATTCAAAGTGAAGGAACTTCATGGATTCGGACTTATGCAAAGGGATCGACTCTTCAAAAATTATGAAGATTTAGAGGCTGAGTATCATCATCGTCCATCTGCCTGGGTGACACCAGGCGAGGTCTGGCCCGAGGGTTCTGTCATTCTTTACACCTTTCCTACCACCAACGAAATTGTTGACAACGTCAATGCCTTTTGGACGCCTGAACAAGCGCCTGCTTCCAAAAAACCTTACAGAATTCAATATACAGTCGAGATGCGAAAGACGGATCCTGAATCAGATCTAGCTCGTATCCTAGACACTCATATTGGCTCAAAAACATTAGAGGAGGAAACCACCAGCTTTGTCATTGATATCGAACGAATTAGCCAAGGAAGCGCTATTAATATTAGCTCATATACGGTGGATTTTGAAGCTTCAGGAGCTACAGTCATCACTACACCTCGAATTATTTTTAATGAACCTGAGAATTGCTTTCGCGTCTTGATTGACTTGAAAAGCCCCAAGATTGAAGATTCCTCAAAACTTAATGGATTTGATTTGGCTCTTAAGTTAAAAAAAGATGCTAAACCTTATTCTGAAACCTGGAGCTACACATGGACACCCTAG
- a CDS encoding PEP-CTERM sorting domain-containing protein (PEP-CTERM proteins occur, often in large numbers, in the proteomes of bacteria that also encode an exosortase, a predicted intramembrane cysteine proteinase. The presence of a PEP-CTERM domain at a protein's C-terminus predicts cleavage within the sorting domain, followed by covalent anchoring to some some component of the (usually Gram-negative) cell surface. Many PEP-CTERM proteins exhibit an unusual sequence composition that includes large numbers of potential glycosylation sites. Expression of one such protein has been shown restore the ability of a bacterium to form floc, a type of biofilm.), translated as MYIILLGVCGFQASAQATIVLDASNPTFLFEYNGLEFVGPASDPGETSLDNITFDISLTTPLPPLEQLPNITLTLYGDTVNEAPIIPATPLINSFIELDEGFSYFSISKLTLVGVPEALQDLQGLILFEVLNPINDFAVTLDEITIIQDSPEIEGRYESTFIIVPEPSSILLLAIGIGCLACLKRRKASPARRRLP; from the coding sequence ATGTACATAATCTTGCTTGGGGTTTGTGGATTTCAGGCATCGGCCCAAGCCACAATTGTGCTCGATGCAAGCAATCCAACTTTTCTCTTTGAATACAATGGTCTTGAGTTTGTGGGTCCTGCCAGCGATCCAGGAGAAACTTCCTTAGATAATATTACTTTTGATATCAGCCTTACTACCCCGCTACCACCGCTGGAGCAGCTACCAAATATTACGCTCACACTCTACGGGGATACGGTAAATGAAGCTCCTATTATACCGGCAACTCCATTGATTAACTCTTTTATTGAGCTTGACGAGGGGTTTAGCTATTTTTCCATTAGTAAATTAACCCTTGTTGGTGTTCCAGAGGCGCTACAGGACCTACAGGGGCTTATCTTATTTGAAGTGCTCAACCCCATTAACGATTTCGCAGTAACCTTGGATGAAATCACAATCATTCAGGACTCACCGGAAATTGAGGGAAGATATGAATCTACCTTCATTATAGTTCCAGAACCTTCAAGCATCCTTTTATTAGCGATTGGTATCGGGTGTCTCGCATGTCTGAAAAGGAGAAAGGCGTCCCCAGCTCGGAGACGCCTTCCATAG
- a CDS encoding sulfatase, translating to MIHLTCALHANMQPNIIIIFNDDQGYQDLSCYGSPDIKTPRIDEMANEGIKFTDFYVASPVCSPSRAALLTGCYPFRVGVRGVYFPNRGREGLNPKYVTIAEVLKSVGYKTKAVGKWHLGDEVEFLPTSQGFDSYYGVPYSNDMFPAKSMKYASDCLFREGLTKEKLDEAFASKEESSFRKGSPIIFKNKVPLMRNEECIEIPVDQTTITKRFASEGIKFISESVESRKPFFLYLANSMPHTPLFVTPQFEGKSQGGLYGDTIEEIDFNTGRILDHLKELEIDENTLVIFSSDNGPWLIKGDHGGSALPLFEGKGTTFEGGLRVPCIMKWPAKIPGGSVCREIASTIDLLPTLAHVGGADLPTDKSLDGKNIIDLMTGKPDARTPHEYFFYNKSAVRSGDWKYHVKETFRVKATARDSKGPTLYNLKDDIGETENVIDHNPEIAERLAQALAKHLAKE from the coding sequence ATGATACACTTGACATGCGCATTGCATGCTAACATGCAGCCCAATATCATCATCATTTTCAATGATGATCAAGGCTATCAAGATTTAAGTTGTTATGGTTCTCCCGATATAAAGACACCTCGTATTGATGAAATGGCTAACGAGGGAATAAAATTTACCGACTTCTATGTCGCATCCCCGGTTTGCTCACCTTCGCGAGCTGCTTTATTGACAGGTTGTTATCCATTCAGAGTAGGAGTAAGAGGGGTCTATTTCCCTAACCGTGGACGTGAAGGCTTGAATCCCAAATATGTAACGATTGCTGAGGTTTTAAAGTCAGTAGGATATAAGACTAAGGCAGTGGGTAAATGGCATCTAGGCGATGAAGTAGAGTTTTTGCCTACGAGTCAGGGCTTTGACTCCTACTATGGCGTTCCTTACAGCAATGACATGTTTCCAGCGAAAAGTATGAAATACGCGTCAGATTGTCTTTTTCGAGAAGGTTTGACAAAAGAAAAATTGGACGAAGCTTTTGCTTCCAAAGAGGAGTCTTCCTTCAGGAAGGGGTCCCCTATAATATTTAAGAATAAGGTGCCATTGATGCGAAATGAAGAATGCATTGAGATACCCGTGGACCAAACTACTATCACCAAACGTTTTGCTTCAGAAGGAATCAAGTTTATTTCAGAAAGTGTAGAATCTAGAAAGCCCTTTTTCCTTTATCTGGCAAACTCCATGCCGCATACGCCACTCTTTGTTACGCCTCAATTTGAGGGCAAGAGTCAAGGTGGTTTGTATGGTGACACTATTGAGGAAATTGACTTTAATACCGGTCGTATTCTAGACCATTTAAAAGAACTGGAAATTGATGAGAATACCCTTGTCATCTTTTCTTCTGATAATGGTCCCTGGTTGATCAAAGGGGATCATGGTGGTAGTGCTTTACCTCTTTTCGAGGGTAAAGGTACCACTTTTGAAGGAGGCTTACGCGTTCCTTGTATTATGAAATGGCCTGCCAAGATACCTGGCGGTTCTGTTTGTAGAGAGATAGCTTCAACAATTGATTTACTTCCCACTCTTGCTCATGTGGGAGGGGCTGATTTGCCTACGGATAAATCACTCGATGGCAAAAATATTATCGATCTTATGACCGGTAAACCTGATGCTAGGACTCCTCATGAATACTTCTTCTATAACAAAAGTGCCGTGCGGAGTGGCGATTGGAAATACCATGTGAAAGAAACCTTTAGAGTCAAAGCCACGGCTAGAGATAGCAAAGGTCCGACTCTTTACAATCTAAAAGATGACATTGGTGAAACTGAGAATGTTATCGATCACAATCCCGAAATAGCAGAGCGTCTAGCGCAAGCCTTAGCGAAACACTTAGCGAAGGAATGA
- a CDS encoding anthranilate synthase family protein, producing MDLSSPFFLYSKGAEACFYAGTLKKFQCLKEVPRPSHGSKNISISMVPYSQIKERDCEAHGEDEKIFSLLVEREEKIDLKAFLQGIEDQKITIEGELEFRPTDEEFMAGCQAIIEDEIKRGEGSNFLYSRKTLGRISQFNSETALIILKRLLAKEFDAYWNFCFFTGEQYFIGSSPERHLTFVGDTVLMNPICGTLPKSQLKSEKNLHDFITDPKEVNELFQVVDEELKMMSKICYAGGLVKGPFLKEMGSVLHTEYLLEGKSGLDKIEAFRASMFAATMVGSPLENAARVIYKYEKESRRYYSSAVMLLANDEKGKEFLDSAITIRTIEIDQQGYFSVQSGASIVRDSDPKKECEEIKAKAQGLLKAISQPEERAPMRVLQNYLSENNKEIFNNRNDYLSKFWIEKQRDLSDQAQEGGQEILIIDNEDEFTYMLRHMLNHLGFVTKVTRVENYDKAQLGAKTFTVLGPGPGDPLDLECHRMKSLHEIAQDLLKHNRKFLAVCLSHQVLCKTLGFDIIRVDPPLQGVQKEINFFGKREKVGFYNTYFANYHNHVETAVEIEASKTEEGYVTALRSENFHSFQFHVESILTTNGIRLLQNAMKSLGV from the coding sequence ATGGATCTTTCATCTCCATTTTTCCTTTATTCTAAAGGGGCTGAAGCATGTTTTTACGCTGGGACGCTTAAAAAGTTTCAGTGTTTGAAAGAAGTGCCTCGTCCTTCGCATGGTTCAAAAAATATTTCAATTAGCATGGTTCCATACTCACAAATCAAGGAAAGAGATTGCGAGGCTCATGGCGAGGATGAAAAGATATTTTCGTTGCTTGTGGAGAGGGAAGAGAAGATAGATCTCAAAGCTTTTCTGCAAGGAATTGAGGACCAAAAGATAACAATTGAGGGAGAATTAGAGTTTCGACCAACAGATGAGGAATTCATGGCTGGATGTCAGGCCATTATTGAAGATGAAATTAAGCGAGGAGAAGGCTCAAATTTTTTGTACTCAAGAAAGACTTTAGGTCGTATCTCACAATTTAATAGTGAGACTGCATTAATCATCTTGAAACGTCTTTTGGCTAAGGAGTTTGATGCATACTGGAATTTTTGCTTTTTTACCGGTGAACAATATTTTATTGGCTCCTCACCAGAGAGACATCTCACTTTTGTAGGTGATACCGTTTTAATGAATCCCATTTGTGGGACACTCCCGAAGTCGCAGTTGAAGTCCGAAAAAAATCTACATGATTTCATTACAGATCCAAAGGAAGTTAATGAGTTGTTCCAAGTAGTTGATGAGGAGCTCAAAATGATGTCCAAGATCTGCTATGCGGGAGGATTGGTTAAAGGGCCGTTCCTCAAAGAAATGGGAAGCGTTTTACACACAGAGTACTTGTTAGAAGGAAAGTCGGGTCTTGATAAAATCGAGGCCTTCAGAGCTTCTATGTTCGCTGCAACCATGGTTGGAAGTCCACTGGAGAACGCTGCTCGTGTGATTTATAAATACGAGAAAGAAAGTAGACGCTACTACTCAAGTGCAGTGATGTTGTTGGCAAATGATGAAAAAGGTAAAGAGTTTTTGGATAGCGCCATTACTATCCGCACAATTGAGATCGATCAACAAGGATATTTTTCTGTGCAATCGGGTGCAAGTATTGTTAGAGATTCGGATCCAAAAAAAGAGTGCGAAGAGATTAAGGCAAAAGCCCAAGGTCTTTTAAAAGCTATCTCCCAGCCTGAAGAAAGAGCACCTATGCGCGTTTTGCAAAACTATCTATCTGAGAATAACAAAGAGATATTTAACAATAGGAATGATTACTTATCTAAATTCTGGATAGAAAAACAAAGAGATCTTTCTGATCAAGCGCAAGAGGGGGGACAAGAAATCCTGATTATTGATAACGAGGATGAGTTCACCTACATGCTGCGTCATATGCTAAATCATCTAGGCTTTGTGACGAAAGTTACCAGAGTTGAGAATTATGATAAGGCTCAGCTAGGTGCAAAGACATTTACTGTTTTAGGTCCTGGACCGGGTGACCCCTTAGATCTTGAATGCCATCGAATGAAGAGTTTGCATGAGATTGCTCAAGACTTGCTAAAACATAATCGAAAATTTTTGGCAGTCTGCCTTTCGCACCAAGTTCTATGTAAAACGCTTGGGTTTGATATTATTAGAGTGGATCCACCGCTGCAAGGAGTTCAAAAAGAAATCAATTTCTTTGGAAAGCGTGAGAAGGTTGGTTTCTATAACACTTACTTTGCTAACTATCATAACCATGTTGAAACAGCTGTAGAAATAGAGGCTTCAAAAACTGAGGAAGGTTATGTTACAGCACTCCGTAGTGAAAATTTTCATAGCTTCCAGTTTCATGTGGAATCCATTCTCACAACTAATGGAATACGCCTCTTGCAAAATGCAATGAAGAGTTTGGGTGTTTAG
- a CDS encoding glutamine--tRNA ligase/YqeY domain fusion protein, translating to MAEESKTEASNFIFEIIKQDIADKVNGGNIQTRFPPEPNGYLHIGHTKALCLSFGAAEKFSGKCNLRFDDTNPEKEETEFVQAIKDDITWLGFEWAKECYASNYFEQLYSWALQLIKKGLAYVDDLTAEEMAEYRGTVTNPGKNSPHRDRSMQENLDLFQQMREGKFPDGSKTLRAKIDMASPNMHFRDPVMYRIKRQHHHRTGDRWCIYPSYDYAHGQSDSLEEVTHSLCSHEFETHRPLYAWFIEQLEIFPSRQIEFARLNLTYTELSKRKLRRLIEEGVVSGWDDPRMPTLRAMRRRGVPPQAIKNFVNRVGVTKYIGWTDIALLEHEMRNVLNQKATRRMVVFDPLKVVITNIPEGDTKTLKIPNNPEDPEDGDREVIFGRTVYIERADFLEDAPRKFFRLKPEGEVRLRGSYVIKCEEIIKDEAGQITELRCAADLETLGQNPQGRKVKGVIHWVHDDSSVPITVNLYDLLFKEEKPTDDKDLLEQLSENSLQTVEAVAEGALAEATVEKYYQFERIGYFVMDLQSKAEKKVFNRTVALKDRWNKKF from the coding sequence ATGGCAGAAGAAAGTAAAACAGAGGCGTCAAATTTTATATTCGAAATCATCAAACAAGATATTGCCGATAAGGTAAATGGAGGAAATATTCAAACGCGTTTCCCTCCCGAACCAAACGGATATCTTCATATAGGTCATACTAAAGCACTATGCCTCAGCTTTGGCGCTGCAGAAAAATTTTCAGGTAAATGCAATCTGAGGTTTGATGATACCAACCCTGAGAAGGAAGAGACAGAATTTGTACAAGCGATCAAAGATGATATTACGTGGCTAGGTTTTGAATGGGCCAAGGAGTGCTATGCTAGCAATTATTTTGAGCAACTCTATAGCTGGGCTCTCCAGCTTATTAAAAAAGGATTGGCCTACGTTGATGATCTAACAGCAGAGGAGATGGCTGAGTATAGGGGGACGGTTACAAATCCTGGGAAAAATAGCCCTCATAGGGATCGCTCAATGCAAGAAAATCTAGACCTCTTCCAACAAATGCGTGAGGGCAAATTCCCTGATGGATCGAAGACTTTGCGAGCTAAGATAGATATGGCAAGCCCCAATATGCATTTCCGTGACCCAGTTATGTACCGAATCAAACGCCAACACCATCACCGCACAGGGGATAGATGGTGTATTTATCCAAGTTACGATTATGCACATGGTCAAAGTGATTCATTAGAGGAGGTAACGCATAGTCTTTGCTCACACGAATTTGAGACGCATAGGCCACTATATGCCTGGTTTATTGAGCAGTTAGAAATTTTCCCATCAAGGCAGATCGAATTTGCTCGCTTGAATTTGACTTACACAGAACTCAGTAAGCGTAAACTTCGTCGACTTATTGAAGAAGGAGTTGTTAGTGGCTGGGATGATCCTAGGATGCCCACACTTCGTGCGATGCGCCGTAGAGGTGTGCCTCCTCAGGCCATTAAGAACTTTGTTAACAGGGTTGGAGTTACTAAATATATTGGTTGGACTGATATTGCTTTGTTAGAACATGAAATGCGCAACGTTCTCAACCAAAAGGCAACCCGTAGGATGGTGGTTTTTGATCCGTTGAAGGTTGTTATCACGAATATTCCTGAGGGCGATACGAAGACCTTAAAGATTCCCAATAATCCTGAGGATCCAGAGGATGGAGATAGAGAAGTCATCTTTGGTAGAACAGTATATATTGAACGAGCTGATTTCTTAGAAGATGCACCTAGAAAGTTTTTTCGGCTCAAGCCGGAAGGTGAAGTACGGCTGCGAGGTTCTTATGTTATTAAATGTGAAGAGATCATTAAAGATGAAGCAGGTCAAATTACAGAATTAAGATGTGCAGCAGATTTAGAGACATTAGGTCAGAATCCTCAGGGTCGAAAGGTGAAAGGTGTGATTCATTGGGTTCATGATGATAGTAGTGTGCCTATAACAGTGAACCTGTATGATTTGTTATTTAAAGAAGAAAAGCCCACAGATGATAAAGATTTACTCGAGCAGTTAAGTGAGAACTCATTGCAAACGGTAGAGGCTGTAGCGGAAGGTGCTTTGGCAGAAGCTACAGTTGAAAAATACTATCAGTTTGAAAGGATCGGATACTTTGTTATGGACTTACAATCTAAAGCTGAGAAGAAAGTCTTTAATCGCACTGTCGCTTTAAAGGATCGTTGGAACAAGAAATTTTAA